The following are from one region of the Jatrophihabitans telluris genome:
- a CDS encoding AMP-binding protein has product MFYPLTVADFLDRAETVYPDRVAVVDEPNQPAESWGRLSYRQLAERARGQAAGLDALGVPVGGRVAIVSHNSARLLTSFFGVSGFGRVLVPINFRLSAAEIGYILEHSGAEVLMVDPDLAPLLDQLEAKHTFVLGADTDEQLFTGATTTPRGWDAHESATATLNYTSGTTARPKGVQLTHRNLWLNATTFGLHAGAGDRDTYLHTLPMFHANGWGWPFTATGLGITQIVIRQIDGTEILRRIAQHGVTVLCAAPAVVNAVLDAAPNWTGEIPGRDRVRVIVAGAPPPTRTIERVRADLGWEFVQIYGLTETSPLLTMSRMRSEWDELDAHEQARNLGRAGAPTLGVRIAIDESGEVLAQSNHNLDAYWDNPEATADAQAGNWFHTGDGGTFTEGYVSIADRKKDVIISGGENVSSIEVEDALNDHPAVKEAAVIGIPDEKWGELVTAVIVTDGSDLTEADLIAHCRTRLAGYKCPKKVEFVEALPRTATGKLQKFKIRQPYWEGFSRQVN; this is encoded by the coding sequence ATGTTCTACCCCTTGACCGTGGCCGACTTCCTCGACCGGGCCGAGACGGTGTACCCGGACCGGGTCGCTGTCGTCGACGAGCCCAACCAGCCAGCCGAATCCTGGGGGCGGCTCAGCTATCGCCAGTTGGCTGAACGTGCCCGCGGACAGGCGGCCGGCCTCGACGCGCTCGGTGTTCCCGTCGGAGGTCGGGTGGCGATCGTGTCCCACAACTCCGCCCGGTTGCTGACGTCGTTCTTCGGGGTTTCGGGTTTCGGACGTGTGCTCGTGCCGATCAACTTCCGGCTCTCCGCCGCGGAGATCGGCTACATCCTCGAGCACTCCGGCGCGGAGGTGCTGATGGTCGACCCGGACCTCGCACCCCTGCTGGACCAGCTGGAGGCCAAGCACACCTTCGTGCTCGGGGCCGACACCGACGAGCAGCTGTTCACCGGCGCCACCACCACGCCACGCGGCTGGGACGCCCATGAGTCGGCGACCGCCACCCTCAACTACACCTCCGGAACCACGGCGCGTCCGAAGGGTGTGCAGCTGACCCACCGCAATCTGTGGCTCAACGCGACGACGTTCGGCCTGCACGCGGGCGCCGGTGACCGCGACACCTATCTGCACACGCTGCCGATGTTCCACGCCAACGGCTGGGGCTGGCCGTTCACCGCGACCGGACTCGGCATCACTCAGATCGTGATCCGCCAGATCGACGGGACCGAGATTCTGCGCCGGATCGCCCAGCACGGCGTGACCGTGTTGTGCGCCGCTCCGGCCGTGGTCAACGCAGTCCTGGACGCTGCCCCGAACTGGACGGGTGAGATCCCCGGACGGGACCGGGTGCGCGTCATCGTGGCCGGGGCACCCCCGCCCACGAGGACCATCGAACGGGTGCGGGCCGATCTGGGCTGGGAGTTCGTCCAGATCTACGGGCTCACCGAGACCTCGCCGTTGTTGACGATGAGCCGGATGCGCTCCGAATGGGACGAGCTGGACGCCCATGAGCAGGCCCGCAATCTCGGCCGGGCCGGCGCCCCCACGCTCGGTGTGCGCATCGCGATCGACGAGTCCGGGGAGGTTCTGGCGCAGTCCAACCACAACCTCGACGCGTACTGGGACAACCCGGAAGCCACTGCCGATGCGCAGGCAGGCAACTGGTTCCACACCGGCGACGGCGGGACGTTCACCGAGGGCTATGTGTCGATCGCCGACCGCAAGAAGGACGTGATCATCAGCGGCGGTGAGAACGTATCGTCCATCGAGGTCGAGGACGCCCTCAACGACCACCCGGCGGTGAAGGAAGCGGCCGTCATCGGCATTCCGGACGAGAAGTGGGGCGAGCTGGTCACCGCGGTCATCGTCACCGACGGCAGCGATCTCACCGAGGCCGACCTCATCGCGCATTGCCGGACCCGACTGGCCGGTTACAAGTGCCCGAAGAAGGTGGAATTCGTGGAGGCGCTGCCCCGCACGGCGACCGGCAAGTTGCAGAAGTTCAAGATCCGTCAGCCTTATTGGGAGGGGTTCTCCCGCCAGGTCAACTGA
- a CDS encoding MFS transporter → MVRATNRNAAPGAGSAVSAVSAGPVPAGRVSAGPVSAGRVSVGPVPAGPNHQRLLLIAAFVLTGFTMRSAVSSVGSLLTGIQDGLSISSGRAGVITTLPVLCFAVLGSWAPRWAHRFGTHRLVVAALAIATLGMASRAIAPGYVPFLLLSVLALAGAAMANVLMPSLVKQHFPDEVGRMTAAYTTALAIGMTAAAGLSVPLANAAGSWRFGLGFWTIFAAAALVPWLPTVRGDRPDRDADAIRIPLPRLARSSTAWALTIMFAFQSMQAYVSIGWFAAFFKHEGLSPAHAGWLVAFYAALSIPISVIIPAWAVRDARSAVLGMVTCSAVAYIGLWLAPLGGSWLWMCLAGIGSGMFPLTLTFIGLRSRAVPVTAALSAFVQTVGYVVAGTGPLLVGFLLDRFHQNWDYVFVILLAALIVSGVGGLAAAAGRPVDSQLPR, encoded by the coding sequence ATGGTGCGTGCCACCAACCGCAACGCAGCGCCGGGCGCCGGTTCGGCTGTCTCGGCTGTCTCGGCTGGTCCCGTCCCCGCCGGGCGCGTTTCGGCTGGTCCCGTCTCCGCGGGGCGCGTTTCGGTTGGTCCCGTCCCCGCCGGGCCGAATCACCAGCGGTTACTGCTCATTGCCGCATTCGTGCTGACCGGTTTCACCATGCGGTCAGCGGTCAGCAGTGTCGGATCGCTGCTGACCGGGATCCAGGACGGCCTGTCGATCTCCTCCGGTCGAGCCGGCGTGATCACGACCCTGCCGGTGCTCTGCTTTGCGGTGCTGGGGTCGTGGGCACCGCGCTGGGCCCATCGCTTCGGTACGCATCGGCTCGTCGTGGCGGCGCTCGCGATCGCGACCCTCGGGATGGCCAGCCGAGCGATCGCGCCCGGCTACGTGCCGTTCCTGCTGTTGAGCGTGCTCGCGCTCGCCGGCGCCGCGATGGCCAACGTGCTTATGCCGTCGTTGGTGAAACAGCACTTCCCCGACGAGGTCGGGCGAATGACCGCCGCCTACACGACCGCTCTCGCGATCGGCATGACGGCCGCGGCCGGGCTGTCCGTCCCGCTGGCGAACGCCGCCGGTAGCTGGCGTTTCGGCCTCGGGTTCTGGACCATCTTCGCTGCGGCCGCACTGGTGCCCTGGCTGCCGACGGTGCGGGGCGACCGACCCGATCGAGACGCCGACGCGATTCGGATTCCGCTGCCCCGGCTCGCGCGAAGCTCGACGGCGTGGGCGCTGACGATCATGTTCGCCTTTCAGTCGATGCAGGCCTACGTGTCGATCGGATGGTTCGCGGCGTTCTTCAAGCACGAGGGGTTGAGCCCCGCGCATGCCGGTTGGCTGGTGGCGTTCTACGCGGCACTGTCGATACCGATCTCGGTGATCATTCCGGCGTGGGCGGTCCGGGACGCGCGATCGGCTGTGCTCGGCATGGTCACCTGTTCGGCGGTGGCGTACATCGGCCTCTGGCTGGCGCCCCTGGGCGGTTCGTGGTTGTGGATGTGCCTGGCCGGAATCGGCAGCGGGATGTTCCCGCTCACGCTGACGTTCATCGGGCTGCGGTCCCGGGCGGTCCCGGTCACGGCCGCGCTGTCGGCCTTCGTGCAGACGGTGGGCTACGTCGTCGCCGGCACGGGGCCGTTGCTCGTCGGCTTCCTGCTCGACCGGTTCCACCAGAACTGGGACTACGTATTCGTGATCCTGTTGGCGGCGCTGATCGTGTCGGGCGTCGGTGGACTGGCCGCCGCAGCGGGCCGGCCGGTCGACTCCCAACTCCCCCGTTGA
- the mgrA gene encoding L-glyceraldehyde 3-phosphate reductase: MSYLAADDRYDSMTYRRVGRSGIKLPLISLGLWHNFGGDRPLETQRAILRRAFDLGVCHFDLANNYGPPYGSAESNFGEILRQDFQPYRDELFLSTKAGWDMWPGPYGEFGSRKYLLASLDQSLKRMGVDYVDVFYSHRFDPDTPLEETMGALDTAVRSGKALYAGISSYSAERTRQAEHILRELGTPLFIHQPSYSMLNRWVEDELLDTLDEIGVGAIAFSPLAQGMLTDKYLNGVPEDSRMAEDSSLSKDFLTEDNLNRIRALDAIASRRGQSLAQLALAWVARDERVSSVLIGASSVRQLEQNIAALDHPDFSAEELDDIDRHAVEGGIDLWRGVATS, translated from the coding sequence ATGAGCTACTTGGCCGCAGACGACCGTTATGACTCGATGACCTACCGCCGGGTGGGGCGGAGCGGAATCAAGCTGCCGCTCATCTCGCTCGGCCTCTGGCACAACTTCGGTGGCGACCGCCCGTTGGAGACGCAACGCGCGATCCTGCGGCGCGCCTTCGACCTCGGTGTATGCCATTTCGACCTGGCCAACAACTACGGACCGCCCTACGGATCAGCCGAGTCCAACTTCGGCGAGATCCTGCGGCAGGACTTCCAGCCGTACCGGGACGAGCTCTTCCTGTCCACCAAGGCTGGTTGGGACATGTGGCCAGGCCCCTACGGCGAGTTCGGCTCCCGCAAGTATCTGCTGGCCAGCCTCGACCAGTCCCTCAAGCGCATGGGGGTGGACTACGTCGACGTCTTCTACTCTCACCGCTTCGACCCGGACACGCCCCTGGAGGAAACCATGGGCGCCCTCGATACAGCGGTGCGATCGGGCAAGGCGCTCTACGCCGGCATCTCCTCCTACTCCGCCGAACGCACCCGTCAGGCCGAACACATCCTGCGCGAGCTCGGAACGCCGCTGTTCATCCACCAGCCGTCCTACTCGATGCTCAACCGATGGGTCGAGGACGAACTGCTCGACACCCTGGACGAGATCGGCGTCGGCGCGATCGCGTTTTCGCCTTTGGCGCAAGGGATGCTCACGGACAAGTACCTCAACGGTGTGCCTGAGGATTCACGGATGGCCGAGGATTCCTCGCTGTCCAAAGACTTTCTCACCGAGGACAACCTCAACCGCATCCGCGCCCTCGACGCGATAGCCTCCCGGCGCGGGCAGTCCCTGGCCCAGCTCGCGCTCGCGTGGGTTGCCCGCGACGAACGCGTTTCCTCAGTGCTCATCGGCGCATCCTCGGTTCGTCAGCTCGAGCAGAACATCGCCGCCCTGGACCACCCGGACTTCTCCGCCGAGGAACTGGACGACATCGACCGCCACGCCGTCGAGGGTGGCATCGACCTCTGGCGAGGCGTGGCGACGTCCTGA
- a CDS encoding DUF4232 domain-containing protein codes for MPLAVVLPLPHRRLRVGLRSALLLPATLGLAAVALAACTKAPNPSPPPSPVAVGNSSATSPATSSDTSTPITTASSSTSPASTTPTPTRTSTHTTSSAPVGPAACTTSQLKLAVLRGSGAAGHQFAYLDFTNVSATTCSLTGYPGVELLKGGAPLAKPAARSGKPINRVDLPANAVASALLTNNSTCNADNSDSVQVIVPNQTGKTVLPLRFRGCTMIIDPVVAGTGQN; via the coding sequence GTGCCTCTCGCCGTTGTGCTCCCCCTGCCCCATCGTCGGCTGCGCGTCGGTCTCCGTTCGGCTCTCCTGCTCCCCGCGACCCTCGGTCTCGCCGCTGTCGCGCTCGCCGCGTGCACGAAGGCGCCGAACCCCAGCCCGCCGCCCAGCCCGGTAGCGGTCGGGAACTCCTCGGCCACGAGCCCGGCAACGTCCTCAGACACGAGCACGCCCATCACGACTGCCTCGTCGTCGACCAGTCCGGCCAGCACCACGCCCACCCCGACCCGGACCTCGACTCACACCACGAGCAGCGCACCCGTCGGTCCGGCCGCGTGCACGACGAGTCAGTTGAAGCTGGCGGTGTTGCGCGGATCGGGCGCCGCCGGTCACCAGTTCGCCTACCTCGACTTCACCAACGTCTCCGCCACCACCTGCTCGCTCACCGGTTACCCCGGGGTGGAACTGCTCAAGGGCGGCGCTCCGCTGGCCAAACCGGCAGCTCGGTCGGGCAAGCCAATCAACCGGGTCGACCTGCCCGCGAACGCCGTTGCAAGCGCTCTGCTGACCAACAACTCGACCTGCAACGCCGACAATTCCGACTCCGTCCAGGTGATCGTCCCGAACCAGACCGGCAAGACCGTGCTCCCGCTGCGCTTTCGCGGCTGCACCATGATCATCGACCCCGTGGTCGCCGGCACGGGCCAGAACTGA
- a CDS encoding fibronectin type III domain-containing protein — protein MRRRSIPNPLRYLGTRPVLAVLASTLAVVGAIAAVGPSASAASIHDPFGHVDVVEYRNGALHIKGWAEDRDSTHSVYVHLKVNGKDIVVLANQPRADVGKAYPALGPNRGFDFVQQRNNGTFPICATFSNRGPGRSLALGCRYFTVDNNPRIGLTTVTRIPGGLLVGGWAVDPNATGPVDVTLNVDSVQKTLSAATPSVAVPSSYLPFYGKAHGFLAGMASAAGTRQVCMSAANLGAGSGPTAFCQTVTISADPAGSLASVTRTSDTAMSVSGWALDPDTARSSTVQITVDGVALGSPFPAAAASAVATTAYPQYAANGHGFTKTLAVDGGEHTVCAIGVNYANTAGQNSTLGCTVLYAAHPVAPAQPATVSVWPGNTTVAVSWTAPTLDGGAPVTGYVVTSTPATKTVTLAGSATQTTISGLKNGTNYTFSVSAVNLAGTGAVRTSAAVAPTPIPPQVTPAPVSTSHYLRNLTGNLSNDAALMKAMGAKDAGYNPSGHRYVVLLQIGGQDMSRGGVLLSATSKFVTNAAVVNAMNAYLAGYASKQKAYAPMLLAIGTNNDVDVSSSAGAVWANRVVNPVRSYAARFPGISVGGANDIEPGFSATAAESKSWLSGYLANTSASFVFNGSADGCSTITYNSRCNNGWSMSALQWLGGGAAPSRTINLPQIYNTAMPLQWKYISYTGVKAGKSKLYFGGPLTEVTACDQVGSCGSLANTVAWQRLWSALSSSAATRQSTMPHGTDLRIN, from the coding sequence ATGCGTCGACGTTCAATCCCCAACCCGCTGCGTTATCTGGGCACCCGCCCGGTGCTGGCGGTGCTCGCGAGCACGCTCGCCGTCGTCGGCGCAATCGCTGCGGTCGGCCCGTCTGCGTCTGCCGCATCCATCCACGACCCGTTCGGCCACGTCGACGTCGTCGAGTACCGCAACGGAGCGCTGCACATCAAAGGCTGGGCCGAGGACCGGGACTCCACCCACTCCGTCTACGTCCACCTCAAGGTCAACGGCAAGGACATCGTCGTCCTGGCGAACCAGCCGAGGGCCGATGTCGGCAAGGCGTACCCCGCCCTGGGACCGAACCGCGGTTTCGACTTCGTCCAGCAACGCAACAACGGCACGTTCCCGATCTGCGCCACCTTCAGCAACCGCGGGCCGGGCCGCAGCCTCGCCCTGGGCTGCCGGTACTTCACCGTCGACAACAACCCCCGCATCGGGCTGACCACGGTCACCCGGATACCCGGCGGCCTGCTGGTCGGGGGCTGGGCGGTCGACCCCAACGCCACCGGACCGGTGGACGTCACCCTCAACGTCGACAGCGTGCAGAAGACGCTCAGTGCGGCCACGCCGTCAGTCGCCGTACCCAGCAGCTACCTGCCCTTCTACGGAAAGGCCCACGGCTTCCTCGCCGGCATGGCCAGCGCTGCCGGCACCCGGCAGGTCTGCATGAGCGCGGCCAACCTCGGCGCGGGATCCGGACCGACCGCCTTCTGCCAGACCGTGACGATTTCCGCCGATCCCGCCGGCTCGCTGGCGTCGGTGACCAGGACGTCCGACACCGCGATGAGCGTCTCCGGTTGGGCGCTGGACCCGGACACCGCCCGCTCGTCCACCGTCCAGATCACCGTCGACGGTGTCGCCCTCGGCAGCCCGTTCCCGGCGGCCGCGGCATCGGCCGTCGCCACCACGGCCTACCCGCAGTACGCCGCGAACGGCCACGGTTTCACCAAGACCCTGGCCGTCGACGGCGGCGAGCACACCGTGTGCGCGATCGGGGTCAACTACGCCAATACGGCCGGGCAGAACAGCACCCTCGGCTGCACCGTGCTGTACGCGGCGCATCCCGTCGCGCCGGCCCAGCCCGCCACCGTGTCCGTCTGGCCCGGCAACACCACGGTCGCCGTGAGCTGGACGGCTCCCACGCTCGACGGTGGCGCGCCGGTCACCGGCTACGTCGTCACCTCCACCCCCGCCACCAAGACCGTCACGCTGGCCGGCAGCGCGACCCAGACGACCATCTCCGGGCTGAAGAACGGTACGAACTACACCTTCTCGGTCAGCGCGGTAAACCTGGCCGGGACCGGAGCTGTGCGCACGAGCGCCGCGGTCGCTCCGACGCCGATCCCGCCCCAGGTGACGCCGGCACCGGTGTCCACCAGCCACTATCTGCGCAACCTCACCGGCAACCTCTCCAACGACGCCGCGCTGATGAAGGCCATGGGCGCGAAGGACGCGGGCTACAACCCGTCCGGGCACCGGTACGTGGTCCTGCTCCAGATCGGCGGCCAGGACATGAGCCGGGGCGGTGTGCTGCTGTCGGCCACGTCGAAGTTCGTGACCAACGCCGCGGTCGTCAACGCGATGAACGCCTACCTGGCCGGCTACGCCAGCAAGCAGAAGGCGTACGCGCCGATGCTGCTGGCGATCGGCACCAACAACGACGTCGACGTCAGCAGCAGCGCCGGCGCGGTGTGGGCCAACCGGGTCGTCAACCCCGTCCGGTCCTACGCCGCGCGGTTCCCCGGGATCAGCGTCGGGGGCGCCAACGACATCGAGCCTGGCTTCTCGGCGACCGCCGCGGAGTCGAAGTCCTGGCTCAGTGGGTACCTGGCCAACACCTCGGCATCGTTCGTCTTCAACGGCTCGGCGGACGGCTGCTCCACGATTACGTACAACAGCAGGTGCAACAACGGCTGGTCGATGAGTGCACTGCAGTGGCTCGGTGGCGGCGCGGCCCCGAGCCGCACGATCAACCTGCCGCAGATCTACAACACGGCCATGCCGTTGCAGTGGAAGTACATCTCCTACACCGGGGTGAAGGCGGGCAAGTCCAAGCTGTACTTCGGCGGACCGCTGACCGAGGTGACGGCCTGCGACCAGGTCGGGTCCTGCGGGAGCCTGGCGAACACCGTCGCCTGGCAACGGCTGTGGAGCGCCTTGTCCTCCAGCGCCGCTACCCGCCAGTCGACCATGCCGCACGGCACCGATCTGCGAATCAACTAG
- a CDS encoding long-chain fatty acid--CoA ligase produces MLGLMQDFPLTVESILHRGEQYFGDKTILTRTVGGTERITMRQLGQRARVIAGILDRVGVSAGGRVGSFGWNTANHMALYFGVPATGRILHTLNIRLFPEQLVYTVNHAEDEAIFVDRSLLGLFAKYLPQLQTVRAIIVFDDGANTELPDDPRVLLFDDAAGEEAEFRGRVTDENTAAAICYTTGTTGNPKGVLYSHRSTWLHAFASQVPTAFGLTEGDIVMPVVPMFHAMSWGLPYAATMAGANLVMPGPDLSPASLLELLESERVTITAGVPTIWMAVLPLLAGRDLSHLRTVICGGSAVPRSLSEGWREAIGVPILQAWGMTELSPMGSVASLRSEFADLPEEQKADIRATAGFAPIGVEMRIVDAETRAELPWDDTATGELECRGPWIARQYYRTDEPGEQFSADGWLKTGDVAAISRFGYLRLVDRTKDLIKSGGEWISSVDLENTIMGHPEVAEAAVIALAHPKWMERPFACVVLKPGSTLDKDGLLAYLSERVDRWGMPDDVEFIAEIPKTSVGKFSKKTLRERFADRQLG; encoded by the coding sequence ATGTTGGGACTGATGCAGGACTTTCCGCTCACCGTCGAATCGATCCTGCACCGGGGCGAGCAGTACTTCGGCGACAAGACGATCCTGACCCGGACGGTGGGCGGGACCGAGCGGATCACCATGCGTCAGCTCGGCCAGCGGGCCCGGGTGATAGCCGGCATCCTCGACCGGGTCGGCGTTTCCGCCGGAGGACGGGTGGGCAGTTTCGGCTGGAACACGGCCAACCACATGGCGCTCTACTTCGGTGTGCCGGCGACCGGCCGCATCCTGCACACCCTCAACATCAGGCTGTTTCCCGAGCAGCTGGTCTACACCGTCAACCACGCCGAGGACGAAGCGATCTTCGTCGACCGTTCACTGCTCGGGCTGTTCGCCAAGTACCTGCCGCAGTTGCAGACGGTACGGGCGATCATCGTCTTCGACGACGGGGCGAACACCGAACTGCCGGACGACCCGCGCGTGCTGTTGTTCGACGACGCCGCCGGGGAGGAAGCCGAGTTCCGCGGACGGGTCACCGACGAGAACACCGCGGCGGCGATCTGTTACACCACGGGCACCACGGGTAACCCCAAGGGGGTGCTCTACTCCCACCGCTCGACTTGGCTGCACGCCTTCGCCTCACAGGTCCCGACGGCGTTCGGACTGACCGAGGGCGACATCGTCATGCCGGTGGTTCCGATGTTTCACGCGATGTCATGGGGGCTGCCCTACGCGGCAACGATGGCCGGAGCCAACCTGGTCATGCCCGGACCCGATCTGAGCCCGGCGAGCCTGCTGGAGCTTCTCGAATCCGAGCGAGTCACCATAACCGCGGGTGTGCCCACGATCTGGATGGCCGTGCTGCCCCTGCTCGCCGGCCGCGACCTGTCCCATCTGCGCACCGTCATCTGCGGCGGGTCAGCGGTGCCACGATCGTTGTCCGAGGGCTGGCGCGAAGCGATCGGGGTGCCGATCCTGCAGGCCTGGGGCATGACCGAGCTGTCCCCGATGGGCTCGGTCGCCTCGTTGCGTTCGGAATTCGCCGACCTACCCGAGGAACAGAAGGCCGATATCCGAGCGACGGCTGGTTTCGCACCGATCGGCGTCGAGATGCGGATCGTCGACGCTGAGACCCGAGCCGAACTCCCCTGGGACGACACGGCCACCGGAGAACTGGAATGCCGCGGCCCCTGGATCGCCCGCCAGTACTACCGCACCGACGAGCCGGGCGAGCAGTTCTCCGCTGACGGCTGGCTGAAGACCGGCGACGTGGCCGCGATCTCCCGCTTCGGTTACCTGCGGTTGGTCGACCGCACCAAGGACCTCATCAAGTCCGGCGGCGAGTGGATCTCCTCGGTGGACCTGGAGAACACGATCATGGGCCACCCCGAGGTCGCCGAGGCTGCCGTGATCGCTCTTGCCCACCCCAAGTGGATGGAACGGCCCTTCGCGTGCGTCGTCCTCAAGCCCGGCTCGACGCTCGACAAGGACGGCCTGCTCGCCTACCTGTCCGAGCGCGTCGACCGGTGGGGCATGCCCGACGACGTCGAGTTCATCGCAGAGATCCCCAAAACCAGCGTCGGCAAGTTCTCGAAGAAGACGCTGCGGGAGCGCTTCGCCGACCGCCAGCTGGGCTGA
- a CDS encoding lipase family protein, with the protein MSITVSGGAYSIDAEFDRLLWFAEAIAGLGRALLDLSRAAATCGLDPIRSVAGAGVAVLDPAGTLAIESRAALLAAVCGEAGLLCESLAAAVRAGVEAYRECDTLSDRAAPILRAVRDLPGALLSTQPDLLDVIHPDRVARGARGVLDRDPELPALLFDGFAVLKMGPGSLIVPGRERAPIVIGARTLSALYDDGTPVVERDPGAKVSDRAPRSMTDVWDGMAERNLEQKSGAVDVRIVRHRDLLGVEHTSAIVDITGTRDWNVLNRANSHVADTTTNLAALGNRMSSYERGVVQAIRASGVDAHTPVMLVGHSQGGMVAARLAVDARVHGLNVTHVVTAGSPIGNVEMPRHVQVLSIENKGDVVPRLDASDNPVRSNWITVGIDHGRPTAMARHSLSEGYLPGIPEIDHSSDPSIREWIGSAASFLDGDSVRTDVYTIRRQP; encoded by the coding sequence ATGAGCATCACCGTCTCCGGCGGCGCCTACTCCATCGATGCCGAGTTCGACCGCCTGCTGTGGTTCGCCGAGGCGATCGCCGGCCTCGGCCGGGCGTTGCTCGATCTGAGCAGAGCGGCCGCGACGTGTGGCCTCGACCCGATCCGGTCCGTGGCCGGTGCAGGCGTGGCCGTGCTCGATCCTGCCGGCACGCTCGCGATCGAGTCTCGAGCGGCTCTGCTGGCCGCCGTGTGCGGCGAGGCCGGTCTGCTCTGCGAGTCCTTGGCTGCGGCGGTTCGGGCCGGTGTCGAGGCCTATCGCGAGTGCGACACGCTGAGCGATCGAGCGGCGCCGATCCTTCGCGCGGTGCGCGACCTGCCCGGCGCGCTCCTGTCGACCCAACCGGACCTCTTGGACGTCATCCATCCGGACCGGGTTGCGCGGGGCGCGCGGGGCGTGCTTGATCGTGACCCGGAACTGCCGGCCCTACTGTTCGACGGCTTCGCGGTGCTCAAGATGGGCCCGGGCTCGCTCATCGTTCCCGGGCGCGAGCGCGCACCCATCGTGATCGGCGCCCGGACGTTGAGCGCCCTGTACGACGACGGGACACCGGTGGTCGAGCGCGACCCCGGGGCAAAGGTGTCAGACCGGGCACCGCGTTCGATGACCGACGTGTGGGACGGCATGGCCGAGCGCAACCTCGAGCAGAAATCGGGCGCGGTCGACGTGCGCATCGTCCGGCACCGCGACCTGCTTGGCGTCGAGCACACCTCCGCAATCGTCGACATCACCGGCACCCGGGACTGGAACGTGCTCAATCGGGCCAACAGCCACGTGGCGGACACGACGACGAACCTCGCCGCGCTCGGCAATCGAATGAGCAGCTACGAACGTGGGGTGGTGCAAGCCATCCGGGCCAGCGGTGTCGACGCGCACACGCCCGTCATGCTGGTCGGGCACAGCCAGGGCGGCATGGTCGCGGCTCGGTTGGCGGTCGACGCCCGAGTGCACGGTCTCAACGTCACCCATGTCGTCACCGCCGGATCGCCCATCGGCAACGTCGAGATGCCCCGCCACGTCCAGGTGCTCAGCATCGAGAACAAGGGGGATGTGGTGCCCCGACTGGACGCGTCGGACAATCCCGTTCGGTCGAACTGGATCACGGTCGGCATCGACCATGGTCGGCCGACCGCGATGGCGCGGCACAGCCTCAGCGAGGGCTACCTTCCGGGCATTCCGGAGATCGACCACAGCTCTGATCCGTCGATCCGCGAGTGGATCGGGTCCGCGGCGTCCTTCCTGGACGGCGACAGCGTTCGCACAGACGTCTACACGATCCGGCGACAGCCATGA
- a CDS encoding DUF3263 domain-containing protein: MDLASNAASTAAHGPQDVGSAANPVGPADQLERRDREILAFERQWWKYAGAKEQAIRELFDMSATRYYQVLNALIDSPEALAADPMLVKRLRRLRASRQRQRSARRLGIEV; this comes from the coding sequence ATGGATCTCGCGTCGAACGCGGCCAGCACGGCAGCTCACGGCCCGCAGGACGTCGGTTCCGCAGCGAATCCGGTCGGTCCGGCCGATCAGCTCGAGCGCCGCGACCGAGAGATCCTGGCCTTCGAGCGGCAGTGGTGGAAGTACGCCGGTGCCAAGGAGCAGGCCATCCGCGAGCTGTTCGATATGTCCGCCACGCGTTACTACCAGGTCCTCAACGCGCTGATCGACTCACCGGAGGCACTGGCCGCTGACCCTATGCTGGTCAAGCGGCTCCGGCGCCTTCGAGCCAGCCGCCAACGGCAGCGCTCGGCTCGCCGTCTGGGCATCGAGGTCTGA